GATCCGGTTTGATCTCGGTGAAGACTTCTCGATTGAGACGGGTGTTGTGGTAGGCGAGCTTTACCGCCACGCGGGCGAGTGGAAGTTCAATGCCATCGGCAGCGGATACAGAGACGGATTGGCCGGTCTGACCCGGGATTACGGGCTGCAATAATAGATGGAACTGCCGGCAAGAACTGCCGAATCTATGAAACTATAGGTGAAAGAAGGTTTTGATTGTGACGATAAGCCTTTCCAAAGGTCAACGGATCGATCTTACCAAGACCAATCCGGGCCTGACTCAAGTAGTGGTGGGCCTCGGCTGGGACACGAATAAATACAGTGGCGGGAATGATTTCGACCTGGACGCCTCGGCGTTCCTGCTCTATGAGGATGGCAAGGCCAAGGGCGCAGACGACTTCGTGTTTTATAACAATCAGACCGGCGGCGCAGGCTCGGTAACCCATTCAGGCGACAACCGCACGGGAGAAGGCGACGGGGATGACGAGCAGATTCTGATCGATTTCGGCAAGGTTCCCTCGCAGATTCACCGAATCGGCATTAGCGTCACGATTTACGATTGCGACGTCCGCGGGCAGAATTTCGGACAAGTCTCCAATGCGTTCGTGCGTGTCGTCGATGCATCAAACAACAGAGAAGTGCTGCGCTATGATCTGGGTGAAGATTTCTCGATGGAAAC
This region of Paenibacillus sp. URB8-2 genomic DNA includes:
- a CDS encoding TerD family protein, yielding MTISLSKGQRIDLTKTNPGLTQVVVGLGWDTNKYSGGNDFDLDASAFLLYEDGKAKGADDFVFYNNQTGGAGSVTHSGDNRTGEGDGDDEQILIDFGKVPSQIHRIGISVTIYDCDVRGQNFGQVSNAFVRVVDASNNREVLRYDLGEDFSMETAVVFCEFYRHGADWKFQAVGSGFSGGLSALCKNYGLDAS